Proteins co-encoded in one Streptomyces sp. JH34 genomic window:
- a CDS encoding Lrp/AsnC family transcriptional regulator, which translates to MAVDALDTRILRLLIEQPRTSVREYARLLGVARGTLQARLDRLERDGVITGTGPALSPAALGHPVLAFVHLEVTQGHLDEVGDALAAVPEIIEAFSTTGGGDLLTRVVARDNGHLEDVIQRLIQLPGVVRTRTDVALRERVAHRVLPLVEAVGRAAGPP; encoded by the coding sequence ATGGCGGTGGACGCCCTCGACACCCGTATCCTCCGGCTGCTCATCGAGCAGCCGCGTACCAGCGTGCGCGAGTACGCACGTCTCCTCGGCGTGGCACGTGGCACCCTTCAGGCCCGGCTGGACCGTCTGGAGCGGGACGGGGTGATCACGGGAACGGGGCCCGCCCTCTCCCCCGCCGCCCTCGGTCATCCGGTGCTCGCCTTCGTGCACCTGGAGGTCACCCAGGGGCACCTGGACGAGGTGGGTGACGCGCTCGCGGCGGTCCCGGAGATCATCGAGGCGTTCTCGACCACTGGGGGCGGCGATCTCCTGACGCGTGTGGTGGCCCGTGACAACGGGCACCTGGAGGACGTGATCCAGCGGCTCATCCAGCTCCCGGGGGTGGTCAGGACCCGGACCGATGTGGCGCTGCGCGAGCGTGTCGCCCACCGGGTCCTGCCGCTGGTCGAGGCGGTGGGGCGAGCGGCGGGCCCTCCCTGA